GAGAGAGCGCTCGGTGTTCGCCGCGGAACCCGGCCGCTTGTTCAGTTTCTCGGCTGTGGTTCTCGTTCTAGAGAGGACACTTGGGTCGGAGCTGGCccactgacaggtgggaccaGGGCACAACGAGTTTGACCATTTTCCAAGACGTGTTTGACCGTTTTGTTCGTGGAGCGTGGATGGATTCACTGAAAGGTGGGGACACAAAACGGAACTAAATTGTGGACAACTGAACCGTAGGACCCTCAATCAAATGACATGTCATTTTGCCATTTCTACTCCTACGGTTTGAATGATCCTACCTATATTTTGAAACAAGGCATCACTCACAAGGATCAATGTCTGGGTTACGTaggctgtgttcgcttggctgtggttggtgttgatttgttatgaaagAATAATACTGCTGATTTGTTGGtggctgatttagtatgagacaacagtactgctggctggttggctgacaaaccAAGCAAACACAGTGATAGTAATTCTTAGCATTTGTTGGAGACCTGAGGTTAAACATTTAAGGATATGCCCAAAATTCAATGATTTCAAGAAAGAATGCAATTCAGACCCTGTTTAGTTCGCAAAAAGTTAATGTagtacatttcgttgttacttgacaaataatgtctaattataaactaattagacttaaaaaattcatctcgtgctaatcagttacactgtataattaattatttttttcaactgcatttaatactccatgcatgagtccgaaaattcgatgtaaGGAATactatagaaatttttttgggaagtGAACGGAGCCTCAGATGCACTGTCTTACATAGAGTCACATGGCAGCAGGATTCGTCCCTGAAGTGGCATCACAGTGCAGTAAACATAGATGATAGATCATTCTCTACTACATGGCAGTAACGAGAACAATCAAGAACGGACGGCATGCAAAGATACAATCATCGCGAGTACACAGCAGCATACAGCATTAGATCACTAACCATTCTATGTCTGATAACACAGGCAAATTGCAAATAGTTCACGACATATGCTCCATAGTAGACTTCTAACATAGTTCCAAGTGCTCAAAACACAAGTAgcaaaatttgaaaaatgcaaccaaacacagtTGAAGTTTTGCTTGAGATGGGTTCCTGTATCCAGGCACAGAGCTCAACGGTAGCGGCGGAGGGAGAGGGTCTGGTTGCGCTTCCAGGTGGCTCTCCTGGATGGCCTGTTCTTGTGGTGGGTGTGGCCCTTGCCGCGCAGGCCACGGTACTTCTTGCCAGCCGAGGTGAGGCCACGGAGCTCGCGGTGCTTGTGCACATCCTTGCACAGCCAGTTGATCCTGGGGTCGTTGCGGATGGCAGTGTGGGCAACATCAACAAGGATGACCTCAAAGTATTTGTAGGTACTATCCTGTGTTGAGACAAGAGCAATGGCAGGCATTAGCACAAAGCAGATTCAACAAGAACTCTTTCCTAACATGACATTCCTCCACCAATCCACGGTACCTCATTCACCCAGTAGGAGTTGAGAACCCTCAGTCCACCAAGCTTACGCCCAGCCCTCTCCTCAGCAACAGACCTCTTGTTCCTCTGGAACTTGAGTTGGGTGATACCCTGGTGCTTTGGCTTGCCATAGACAATACCCTTGGGCACGGGCCTCTTTCTGCCACCACGCCTGACACGGACACGGTAAACAACATAGCCCTGAAGACAAATAGCACAAAGTTAAGCCCAAGAACAGGCAACAGCTACTCACAGTTCATAATATCACAGACAAGAGCAATTTTCTAGACACAAAAGTTTAGAACAGCAATTTGATAATGTGCAGAACAAATTAGATAGCTGGAAATCAGATGTGTGACAATACATTGATTTACCATAATACTACCAAGCCAACAGGTATTCTTTGACCACAGAATGAGGGCCTAAGAGCTGAATGGTTCAATATTAGTTGAACAAATAACAAGCCTACCAGGCCAATCACCAACACAACATATTTTGACTATAATAACAAAAATCGTCGTGTCCTCTTAGACTGGTGGATACAGAATTAAAGAATTAAAGACTTTCTAGAAACGAGATGAAAAATAAGCTGCCACAAAGATGATCCAGTGCACAAGCAGTGAACCGTAGGCCATCATAACTTTTGAAGCAAATGTAGTTCATCTCAATTCTGAAACAAAAGGGCGTGGAACTGGCTGAGGCAGGTTCCAATCAAATACATGGTTACCACAGCCCATCATCtaaattcaaaaataatataCCCAAGGGTCATATCCATGCCCAAACAAAGAAAGGCTCTAAACATGTTTAAATGGCATAAATACATTTCGCACAAAACTGGCATCTATCTATCGCCTGAAACTACAACAAAAATGGCCGACCAAGCCTGGAAATCTTACGAATAGAATTAACCAAAGATGGTAAAACCGCGCGTCAGATCCTATATTTCTAGAAGCCACGGCCAACCTACGCACGCCGGCATCTCTAACATCACCTCGGCCTCGCCGTAGGCAAAGAGAACAAAGGGCAGGGCGGGGATCTACCTGCTTGGCCTTGAAGCCGAGGCGGCGGGCCTTGTCCGGGCGGGTGGGCCTGGTGAGGCGGACGATCGCCGGCTGCTGCCTGTACTCCCAGCAGCGGACGCGCTGCACGAAGCGCATCACATCGGACTGCTTCCTCCTCCATAGCTCCGACACGTACTTGTACGCCCCTGCGCAGAGAACACGCCATCAGAATAACGGCTCGCCCGCACGGCGAGACAAGATCATCAGCCGGAGAGAGCGGTAAGGAGCTCACCCATGGCCGATGCGgctgcgtgcggcggcggcggcagggagggAGATGCAGTGCGCGGAGAAGCTCGGGGTTTGGGTGGGAAGCGGACTTATATTTCGGCGATGGGCGTCTCCTGGCCGTCGGATGAGCTAGGGTTTTGGAACGGTGGGCGGAGGATGGATGGGGAAGTGGGCCGGGTAAGAGCTGGGCTTATTATGGTACTAGTACGAATGGGCTCCAGTTATTTTGTGTCGGCCTTTCGGGAATCTCTATACTTCTAAACTTGGACCAAGCTCTGGCCAGGGATCGCGCCACGTCGCGTGCAAttcccggccgtcggatcggccgGGCGGACGGCCTAGATCTTGCGTTTCCcggtcattttgcaaaaaagtcctcgaacttaggtcattttgtaaaaaaaccctcgatattttgcaaaaaagtcctTGAACTTaggacattttgcaaaaaaatcccggtCATTTTACAAAAAAGTCCTCGAACTTaggccattttgcaaaaaagtcccCGAACTTCCTTGGAATACCAGGTCTTGTGTTTCCCAGTCATTTCGAAAAAAAGTCCTCAAACTTaggacattttgcaaaaaaaaatcccctaACTTCCTTGGAATACAACCCGCCGTCTTTTTCCTCTCTCAAGAATTTTCTTTGAAATACCCTCGAATATTACTTAAATTATGTAACAATCCGTTTCATTCATTACTTCTACACTAGCGACACTATACATACAATTCGACTACCAAGACACATTCGAACCAAAACGTGTCCAACATAAAATTTGCTTAACATTTCAAAATATACAATACAGAGCATATTTTTAAACTCAAAACACTTCCACAATTCATTCACACCAATGCTTATATGAAATCCATTCTACCTATGATTCGGACACTGAAATATTTTTATGTCAAAAAGTTTTGAATACAAAAAATCACTCAAAATTTGAAAATCTAAATCCCTGCTacacaacaaaattttaaattaaaaaatattttcataattcgTTCCCATAAATATTTACCCCtaatttcttaaaaaaaataccATCACGTGTCTACAGATTGCTAACTTTCATGATCCTAGCTTGAACTCTCCCGTTTTCGCATTTATATTAAGCTTCCAGCTTAAGAAAAAATGTACAAATCTTTCTTTTTACAATTACAACATAAactctatttacaaaattcccAAACCTACAACTAAGATCTCCGGGACTCCATCATCGCTTTCTTTGTCCACTTAATCCCCACCTCCATGTCAATTGTATAATCCTCTAGACATAGCCTACGCTAATATTACTCACAAGTCATCTACTGTACCAGCCCAAGCTGGCGCGCCAAAGGCGCGCCCCAGTTTCTAGTGGGCTTCCGTTTCTCGGCTGCTTTAGTTTCCTTCTTTTTTCAATCTGATGAAGACTATATAGCCcagttttctttttattttcgttttaaaAATAAGTTTTAGaagattttaaaaatatattgttTTTGCCTCTAACCCAATTTGATATCTGTCGTGGTATGGTTTGTAAGATGACCTACATGCGTTTTCTGTGACAAAAAAATATAGTAAAACTCACAAAACTGCATATACCACCGTGCATGAACAGGTTTCATGTCTAATAACGCGATTGACCATCCATTTTTATCTAGGCATATTTGTcggaaatttaaattttggacTCCGAGCACATGTGCATAGATGTTTTTCCTGTGAATATGTACATTCGAAATGGTAACTATCTTTTACAAAAACTACAGATAAAAGTGTTTGATAAAAGAAGGTGCATATTGCTTCAAAACTCCTGAAGGTCTTGTACAGGGGAATGTCACGTTCAAAAAGGCCCACTTAAAATGTAGACTCTAATTCGTGTTTAGGCCGTGTTTGGGAAGGCTTCTTCAAGACTACCATTTGTTTTGAACAAAAATGGTTTCAGCTGCTCCCACAATAGCTTCGAATATAGTAACACTAAAATATATATGATTGTAAGCGGCCAACATCTTGTTCCTCGAGATATTAGAATAGCACAAGCTATTTATTAATATAGAGAgtctaattttttttctatttttagctGAAAATCAAAGGGGAAAACTTCAGTCGTCATATATCGGTAGTCGGTAGTATTAAGGGAGACTTAAGATTTTACTCATGCAATCGGGATTTTACGTCTGATGATGGATGCCAAGAAATTACCATGCCCTAGAAACCTTTCATTTGTCTTGATTTCTATGgaaaaaatttccaaaaaaattacCATTTGCTTTGACTGTGGTTGTAACCCTGACACGACACAATTTCACGCTAAGAATTACGACCAGCCAAGTTTGACatggaaaaaaaaaaacttggtcCCCGTATTCAGGGCTCCACAAGTCGAGTCTTTTTCCTCCACGTCAATACACCCTATCCGCCAGCGGCTAAGAAAGCCTTACCCTGACGGGCCGGGCCCACCCGCCAGCCACACGCTCGGGCCCACAGGTCAGCCTCACGGCCCCCCGCCCCGGCTCCCACTCACTCCACTCCGTGGGACGCACCGCGCGCGACACGGCGCCGTCGCGTTCCAAACCCAAACGCGAGAGGGGGCGGGGGGGCGAGCAGCTGCCAGCCTCCACAACAATCCTCGTGCCTTCCTGCCTCGGCCCCCCGTtctccgccgcccctcccccctcctaCCGAGGCGACGAATCCGGCGTCCTCCTCCGCGCTCCATCCCCGCCGACGGCCGCCGATGTAAGCGCCCGCGTCCCCCCCCTCCCCGGCGCAGCCGATCTCTGCACCTGCCGCATCTGCTttgttctctctctttttgaatttttttttgggtcgCTGGGTGGCGTTCGGAGGCGCCGGTTCCCGCGCGATCGGCCGCCGCGGGGGCCGTCCATTCGCGGGAAATCGTGAtccggcgaggcgcgcgcgcgccgaTTCGGCCGCGCCCCGGCGGGGTCGGGGCCGTCGAGGCGCGGCCGCGGGGCGCGCGGGCGGTGGGATTTGGGTGGGAGTTTGGGTTCGGGGCGTCGGGATTCGGGGCTGGTTGCAGGGCGGTGGCGATTTGGTGCCCGATTGGCGGTAATCTGGTGTGCAAaggcgagatttttttttcttgccccCCGTCGGTTTCCAATCGACATGGTGCATCCGGCGATGGGGGTAGGATGCTTCCCTCCCTCTTCTTTTTTGGGTGCCGATTGGGGCATTCGATTCCTCGACAAAGGGTGTGGTGGTGGGGGGAGCTGACCATCACTTGATGGCGATGAGGATCCAGCTCGGCTGATTCTCCCGTGCTTTTACCTTGGTCTCCTTCCCCGGCCGTAACCGATCTTAGTTAGATTTTTTGTTCTGGGATATTAGACTAATAGTCGAGTAGATGGAGAGGTTGATAGATTTGATACTGATGTGTGTTCTTTGCAGTATTTgttgttccttttttttgtaTATTGATCGATGATTGTAAATCTGACTGTGCATGTGGAGATTGGAAGGAGCTCGGAGGGCTGGGACGCTGACCCGAGTTTTATGGGGAGAGGATGCCAGAGCTGCGAAGCAGTACTCGTCAAGCACGCCTGAGGTCTAAGAAGCTCGAAGCCCTGCAACCAGGAGAGCAGCCTGTGAAACCAGCATCGCCTGCTCCGCAGAGAGCAGGAAAGCGTGCTCCTACTCGTGCTGCCAGGGGCAGAAAGGTTACTGCTGGGAGAAGAGCGCCTCCAGCACCAAAGCCTAAAAGAAAGGGGGTTGAGATTGTTGATTTAGAAGCTGATCCCGCTTGCGAAGACCCCCCTAAAGCTGTAGCTGGGCTGGAAGTTGCTGGCGCAGCCAAGAACCTTGCTTTGAACAAGGTAGCTAAGGTTGGTGTTAATAAAGGTCTGAAAATGGAAGGTGAGAGTGGGGAGAAGATTGTTGGGGCTGAAGATGAATTTGCAACTACACCTGTTCCAGAGAGGGTATTACTTGCTCTTTTGCATTTTATGTCCATAGACTGCCATTTGCCTTCCTTATCTCCTAGTTTTCTATCTGTTTGTAGCTCACCTAATTACATAAACAAACTTTTTTAAGCTTTTATTGGATTGTCACCTGCtttgttaaacaaaaaaaaaagataaaattgtATTGTTTTCCATGTTGCTCTGCACGGGTAGCCCATCTCTCGTTTTAGTCCTTGTGGTTGTATGGAATGTCTGTTATGATGGTTAAAGGAAACATTCTGAATCCCGTAAAATATGTGTTTGTGTTGTGGCTCAAAATAAGGGTTCGCCAATTAGTAAATAAATCACAAAGGAATTTCTTATCAAACATCAGCAGGGCGAACACTCCCCATTCAGTATCTAGTTAGATGCTATCTGCAGTATATTCGCTGGCATAAACATTCTAATGTTCCAAAAGATGAGCCCATTTAACACCAGGAAGGGCCAATCACATGCCTTACATTTCCAGGGATTGTTGCGAAAGAGAAATATTTACTTCTGTAGAATTATTACAGCTGTTCATAGCCTAGAAGTAGATAGCTGTGGGCAAAATTCTTGTGGGGCAATAGTACATTCAAATGACATAAAGCCTATCTTCCGTACATAAATCAGAAACAAGCTGCTATACGATGGTTATACGTTGAACTTGGACGTAATTTCTTATATGAAGGAGTTTTTAGGATCTCCTAATCTTATTTCATTTCTGCAGGTTCAAGTAGGTAACTCTCCAGAGTATATAACTGAGAGGAAATTAGGTAAAGGTGGTTTTGGTCAAGTCTATGTTGGCCGAAGGGTATCTGGTGGAACTGCTCGCACTGGCCCTGAGGCCTATGAGGTTTGCCACTTACACCTTGTATGAATTTTAGACATTTTTTTCTAACATAAAACCAATCCATCACAAATGTTTTGTAGGTTGCATTGAAATTTGAGCATCGGAACAGTAAAGGATGCAATTATGGCCCACCATATGAGTGGCAAGTTTATAGGTATGTCACCTATCCCCTCATCTTTAATTTTTCTTAGGACCATTTctctgtctttttttttgaaatagtaTGTCTGTCTTTAAGCTTTCTGAATTTTGACATTGTTTACCAGCGCTCTCAATGGTTGCTATGGCATACCATCGGTCCACTACAAGGGTCGTCAGGGTGACTACTATATTCTCGTGAGTTCACTAATTATATTCTAGATTTTTTTGCAGCTCAACAACTTTTATTCACTAATCTTTCTTTTTTAGGTAATGGATATGCTTGGTCCCAGCCTTTGGGACGTGTGGAATTCAATGGGGCAGTCGTAAGTATCTTCCATTCTTTTTTTTATGTTACTCTTTTGCCCTCATGTTTCAGTTTGCAGACTAAATGCTTCAAAAGCTTGAACAGAATGTCTGCGAATATGGCTGCTTGCATTGCCGTAGAGAGCATATCAATTCTTGAGAAGCTCCATTCTAAAGGGTGAGCTGAAATTATCTATATTCAACCGAACATCCTTAGATATATAACCGTTGATCTATGCTAAAAGACCCTCTTTTTCCAGGTTTGTGCATGGTGATGTGAAACCAGAGAATTTTCTGCTTGGTCAGGCTGGATCGCCTGATGATAAGAAGCTGTAccttattgatcttggtttaggtATGTATTAGCCACAATATCTTGATTTAAGTATTTACTTCCATGTTGCCATAGTTTTTTTTACACTTGATAGATTTTATTTGTGGTTTTGCTGATATATGATACCCAAACTGTACAGCATCAAAGTGGAGGGAGGCAAATGGGAGTCATGTTGATTATGATCAAAGGCCTGATGTCTTTAGGTTGGTCATATTCTCAACTCAGCAGTTTCCTTTTGTCATATGATCTTCCTTTACTTAtcctcaagttttttttttctttttttgcaggGGAACAGTTAGATATGCCAGTGTCCATGCCCATTTGGGGCGCACCGGTAGTAGGAGAGACGATTTGGAGTCACTGGCGTACACCCTTATTTTCCTAATAAGGGGAAGATTGCCTTGGCAAGGTTATCAGGTATGTTTTTATAATATGCCTAATTCAACATATTGGTATTCTTCTGGAGCATACTTCAGCATGTAACAACGTTTACAGGGAGATACCAAGAGTTTTCTTGTTTGCAAGAAAAAAATGGCCACTTCTCCAGAGATGCTTTGCTGTTTCTGTCCAGCTCCATTCAAACAGTTTCTTGAGATTGTTACAAATATGAAGTTTGACGAAGAGCCAAATTATGCCAAGCTTATTTCACTTTTTGATGGTTTGATTGAATCACCTGCCTCGAGACCAATTAGAATTGATGGGGCTCTCAAGGTCTGTACTACTTATTTCCTACTTTCATATGATAGTCACGCTTGTCCGTCCTTATCTTGGTCTTTTCCTCTACTATAGGTTGGTCAGAAACGTGGAAGGTTGCTTGTAAATCTGGAAGAAGATGAGCAACCTAAAAAGAAGGTTAGATTAGGGAGCCCAGCAGCTCAATGGATTTCAGTTTATAATGCCAGGCGACCCATGAAGCAGAGGTAATTATAATAATTGAATAAGATGCTACAAGGCGTGATGAATTGATACTAGTTTAGATATACTTGCTGCATTTCTCTTCTAGAAGCATGTATCCCGATCTTTTTTACCTAGCTTTGTAAAGTAAACATGATCATTAAGATGTGATGAAATAGTTGCTAAAATTTGTTGTCAACATTTGTTGCTTGTTTGTTAGGTACCATTATAACGTGGCTGACTCAAGGTTAAGTCAACATATAGAAAAGGGCAATGAGGATGGGCTGTACATTAGTTGTGTGGCTTCCTCAGCAAACCTTTGGGCTCTCATTATGGATGCAGGAACTGGTTTCTGTTCTCAAGTTTATGAGCTCTCACCACATTTTCTTCACAAGGTACAGTACTAACTGTTACAAGCATGACAATGCTGAATAAATGGTTTATTGCGGAAACCTAACTCTGTTTCTATACACAGGACTGGATAATGGAGCAGTGGGAGAAAAGTTATTACATAACAGCAATTGCTGGATTAACCAATGGAAGTTCATTAGTTGTTATGTCCAAAGGTATGAAGGTTACTATTTCTTGTTACTATTCGTGTTTGTGGCTTGAACCTCCATTTTCTGACCATTTTCCCATCAACTGTAAA
This portion of the Panicum virgatum strain AP13 chromosome 2N, P.virgatum_v5, whole genome shotgun sequence genome encodes:
- the LOC120659444 gene encoding 60S ribosomal protein L15-1-like, which produces MGAYKYVSELWRRKQSDVMRFVQRVRCWEYRQQPAIVRLTRPTRPDKARRLGFKAKQGYVVYRVRVRRGGRKRPVPKGIVYGKPKHQGITQLKFQRNKRSVAEERAGRKLGGLRVLNSYWVNEDSTYKYFEVILVDVAHTAIRNDPRINWLCKDVHKHRELRGLTSAGKKYRGLRGKGHTHHKNRPSRRATWKRNQTLSLRRYR
- the LOC120659445 gene encoding casein kinase 1-like protein HD16 isoform X2; this encodes MPELRSSTRQARLRSKKLEALQPGEQPVKPASPAPQRAGKRAPTRAARGRKVTAGRRAPPAPKPKRKGVEIVDLEADPACEDPPKAVAGLEVAGAAKNLALNKVAKVGVNKGLKMEGESGEKIVGAEDEFATTPVPERVQVGNSPEYITERKLGKGGFGQVYVGRRVSGGTARTGPEAYEVALKFEHRNSKGCNYGPPYEWQVYSALNGCYGIPSVHYKGRQGDYYILVMDMLGPSLWDVWNSMGQSMSANMAACIAVESISILEKLHSKGFVHGDVKPENFLLGQAGSPDDKKLYLIDLGLASKWREANGSHVDYDQRPDVFRGTVRYASVHAHLGRTGSRRDDLESLAYTLIFLIRGRLPWQGYQGDTKSFLVCKKKMATSPEMLCCFCPAPFKQFLEIVTNMKFDEEPNYAKLISLFDGLIESPASRPIRIDGALKVGQKRGRLLVNLEEDEQPKKKVRLGSPAAQWISVYNARRPMKQRYHYNVADSRLSQHIEKGNEDGLYISCVASSANLWALIMDAGTGFCSQVYELSPHFLHKDWIMEQWEKSYYITAIAGLTNGSSLVVMSKGTPYTQQSYKVSESFPYKWINKKWKEGFHVTSMATAGNRWGVVMSRNSGYSNQVVELDFLYPSEGIHRRWETGYRITSTAATNDQAAFILSMPKRKPMDETQETLRTSAFPSGHVKEKWAKNLYIASICYGRTVC
- the LOC120659445 gene encoding casein kinase 1-like protein HD16 isoform X1, translated to MPELRSSTRQARLRSKKLEALQPGEQPVKPASPAPQRAGKRAPTRAARGRKVTAGRRAPPAPKPKRKGVEIVDLEADPACEDPPKAVAGLEVAGAAKNLALNKVAKVGVNKGLKMEGESGEKIVGAEDEFATTPVPERVQVGNSPEYITERKLGKGGFGQVYVGRRVSGGTARTGPEAYEVALKFEHRNSKGCNYGPPYEWQVYSALNGCYGIPSVHYKGRQGDYYILVMDMLGPSLWDVWNSMGQSLNRMSANMAACIAVESISILEKLHSKGFVHGDVKPENFLLGQAGSPDDKKLYLIDLGLASKWREANGSHVDYDQRPDVFRGTVRYASVHAHLGRTGSRRDDLESLAYTLIFLIRGRLPWQGYQGDTKSFLVCKKKMATSPEMLCCFCPAPFKQFLEIVTNMKFDEEPNYAKLISLFDGLIESPASRPIRIDGALKVGQKRGRLLVNLEEDEQPKKKVRLGSPAAQWISVYNARRPMKQRYHYNVADSRLSQHIEKGNEDGLYISCVASSANLWALIMDAGTGFCSQVYELSPHFLHKDWIMEQWEKSYYITAIAGLTNGSSLVVMSKGTPYTQQSYKVSESFPYKWINKKWKEGFHVTSMATAGNRWGVVMSRNSGYSNQVVELDFLYPSEGIHRRWETGYRITSTAATNDQAAFILSMPKRKPMDETQETLRTSAFPSGHVKEKWAKNLYIASICYGRTVC